The following are from one region of the Noviherbaspirillum sedimenti genome:
- a CDS encoding PAS domain S-box protein yields MERIIHFGFLTTVSIIIGMSLLLYGALSRSHEASQQLYQINAILNGLQQVRDDYLRAELAVRKYTAAGNPADLAENAFFLKRIGADIAALKPLLADDAGQQRRLQQLASAFAKPNPALDASLPNRPADNIGAPLMQVRQDFFDVASDIGSETLRDFTAHGEAAQRRFHTTLVTLASMVAIGLMMLLAVYLNVIMQIRARKLAEMQQKESSEILRLTVDSVDGMIIYVDRDQRFKFHNKAYAQLFKDGSESIVGATVEQALGQDLYGKIKHWIDQVLAGQTVQGEYQRILPDGSRMDVRTSLVPHRDETGEVQGFFGQLTDITEYKRKEALLLATTTFQKAILDSARISIITVDREGNIQSFNVGAERMLGYRAEEVIGKINPLCFHDEREIRERAPALSLELGETVEPGLDVFIAKGKRSQVYEDEWTYVRKDGSRLPVFLSITALRTNADDIIGYLGIAFDITQQKETEAQLQQARADAEEASRAKSAFLATMSHEIRTPMNGVLGMAEVLARSKLTRHQSEMVQTIRDSAGVLLNLIDAILDFSKIEAGRLELERAPLSIRDLAEGICTSLLPVAAGKGVDLNLFVSPAIPERVMADDVRLRQMLYNLLGNAIKFSGDRPGQRGRVWLRAEVLQAAPLKIAFRISDNGIGMAPEAVDKLFSPFTQAEASTTRRFGGSGLGLAICKRLVELTQGEIRVDSTLGSGSSFTIILPFTLAEEQTAQALPDLNGISCIVIENPQIAAADLCAYLAPQGAQVHIAASLETAAAMAAGAAPPVVVVHDASSDQQAARQAVHAAFAATQDVRHLLLTRGSRRQGRAEAPGIVSLDADALPRGSFLHAVAVAAGRLALEMLHYSAGDQPATEVAPPGVTEARAQGRLILVAEDDAINQKVILRQLAVLGYAAEVAGTGVEALQLWRAGRYALLLTDLHMPELDGYELTKAIRAEESPEQHMPILALTANALRGETGLARAAGMDDYLTKPVQLKVLQRVLEKWMPAADMATIGATVAAPDNAAPEAAAVDVNVLKGLVGADDDAVRELLADYRAIARQQAVELRHELDAGNIGLVGAIAHKLKSSSQSVGALALAAVCAELERAGKAADKDAVLRNMPKFDVALGAADSALAGLLAEEPGTASRSKP; encoded by the coding sequence ATGGAACGCATTATTCATTTTGGTTTCCTGACCACTGTCTCGATCATCATCGGGATGAGCCTGTTGCTGTACGGCGCATTGTCGCGCTCGCATGAAGCTTCCCAGCAACTGTATCAAATCAATGCAATCCTCAATGGCCTGCAGCAGGTGCGGGACGACTACCTCCGAGCCGAACTGGCGGTGCGCAAATATACCGCCGCCGGCAATCCCGCCGATTTGGCCGAAAACGCGTTCTTCCTGAAGCGGATCGGTGCCGACATCGCCGCGCTGAAACCGCTGTTGGCAGACGATGCCGGCCAGCAACGCCGGCTGCAACAACTGGCGTCCGCATTCGCCAAGCCCAACCCGGCACTGGATGCATCCCTGCCGAACCGGCCCGCCGACAACATTGGCGCCCCACTGATGCAGGTACGCCAGGATTTTTTCGATGTGGCCAGCGACATTGGTAGCGAAACCCTGCGCGACTTCACGGCGCATGGTGAAGCAGCGCAGCGCCGTTTCCACACCACGCTGGTGACACTGGCCAGCATGGTCGCCATCGGCTTGATGATGCTGCTTGCAGTGTACCTGAACGTGATCATGCAAATCCGCGCGCGCAAGCTTGCCGAAATGCAGCAAAAAGAAAGCAGCGAGATATTGCGCCTGACGGTCGATTCGGTGGATGGCATGATCATCTATGTCGATCGCGACCAGCGCTTCAAATTCCACAACAAGGCTTACGCGCAGTTATTCAAAGACGGTAGCGAATCCATCGTCGGCGCCACGGTGGAACAAGCGCTGGGCCAAGACTTGTACGGCAAGATCAAGCACTGGATCGACCAAGTCCTGGCAGGACAGACGGTGCAAGGCGAATACCAGCGCATACTCCCCGACGGCAGCCGCATGGATGTCCGGACCAGCCTGGTGCCCCACCGCGACGAGACCGGAGAGGTACAGGGCTTCTTCGGCCAGCTGACTGACATCACCGAATACAAGCGCAAGGAAGCCTTGCTGCTGGCGACGACCACTTTCCAGAAAGCGATTCTCGACAGTGCACGCATTTCCATCATCACGGTCGACCGCGAAGGTAACATCCAGTCCTTCAACGTCGGCGCCGAACGCATGCTGGGCTACCGCGCCGAGGAAGTCATTGGCAAGATCAACCCCCTATGCTTTCACGACGAGCGGGAAATCCGTGAACGCGCACCGGCCTTGAGCCTGGAACTGGGCGAAACGGTCGAGCCCGGGCTCGACGTTTTCATCGCCAAGGGAAAACGCAGCCAGGTCTACGAAGATGAATGGACGTATGTGCGCAAGGATGGCTCGCGCCTGCCGGTATTTCTGTCGATCACCGCGCTGCGCACTAACGCGGATGACATCATCGGCTACCTGGGAATCGCCTTCGACATCACCCAGCAGAAAGAAACCGAGGCGCAGCTCCAGCAGGCACGGGCCGACGCGGAAGAGGCCTCGCGCGCCAAAAGCGCCTTCCTTGCCACCATGAGCCATGAAATCCGCACGCCCATGAATGGCGTGCTCGGCATGGCCGAGGTACTGGCGCGCAGCAAATTGACCCGACACCAGAGCGAAATGGTGCAAACCATCCGCGACTCGGCGGGCGTGCTGCTGAACCTGATCGACGCTATCCTCGATTTTTCCAAGATCGAGGCTGGCCGCCTGGAACTGGAACGGGCACCGCTTTCCATCCGCGACCTGGCCGAAGGGATTTGTACCTCGCTGCTGCCGGTGGCGGCGGGCAAGGGCGTCGACCTGAACCTGTTCGTTTCGCCCGCCATTCCGGAACGCGTCATGGCGGACGATGTGCGGCTGCGCCAGATGCTGTACAACCTGCTGGGCAACGCCATCAAGTTTTCCGGCGACCGCCCCGGACAACGCGGCCGCGTCTGGCTACGGGCGGAAGTGTTGCAGGCGGCACCGCTGAAAATCGCCTTCCGCATCAGCGACAACGGCATCGGCATGGCGCCGGAAGCGGTGGACAAGCTGTTCAGTCCCTTCACTCAGGCCGAAGCGTCGACCACGCGCCGCTTCGGCGGCAGCGGTCTCGGACTGGCAATCTGCAAACGCCTGGTCGAGCTGACGCAAGGCGAAATCAGGGTTGACAGCACCTTGGGAAGCGGTTCAAGCTTTACAATCATATTACCCTTCACGCTTGCCGAGGAACAAACAGCGCAGGCATTGCCGGATCTGAATGGGATCAGCTGTATCGTGATCGAAAATCCGCAGATTGCCGCTGCCGACCTGTGTGCCTACCTGGCCCCGCAGGGCGCACAGGTGCATATCGCCGCCAGTCTTGAAACCGCGGCGGCGATGGCGGCTGGCGCTGCGCCACCCGTGGTGGTCGTGCATGATGCCAGCAGCGACCAGCAGGCGGCACGGCAGGCAGTGCATGCTGCCTTTGCAGCCACCCAGGATGTGCGCCACCTGCTGCTGACGCGCGGCAGCCGGCGGCAGGGGCGCGCTGAGGCGCCCGGCATCGTCAGCCTGGATGCCGATGCCTTGCCGCGAGGCAGTTTTCTGCATGCTGTTGCGGTGGCTGCCGGCCGCTTAGCACTGGAAATGTTGCACTATTCAGCCGGCGACCAGCCGGCAACCGAGGTAGCACCACCCGGCGTCACCGAGGCCCGGGCGCAGGGTCGCCTGATCCTGGTCGCCGAAGACGACGCCATCAACCAGAAAGTCATCCTGCGCCAGCTGGCCGTGCTGGGCTATGCCGCCGAAGTCGCCGGCACCGGGGTCGAGGCCCTGCAGCTATGGCGCGCCGGCAGGTATGCCTTGCTGCTGACCGACCTGCACATGCCGGAGCTCGATGGCTACGAGCTGACGAAGGCAATCCGGGCGGAGGAATCTCCCGAGCAGCATATGCCGATCCTGGCGCTGACCGCGAATGCGCTGCGCGGCGAAACCGGCCTTGCCCGCGCGGCCGGCATGGACGACTACCTGACCAAGCCGGTGCAACTCAAGGTGCTGCAGCGCGTTCTTGAGAAATGGATGCCGGCTGCCGATATGGCTACCATTGGCGCAACGGTAGCCGCCCCGGACAATGCCGCGCCCGAGGCGGCTGCGGTCGATGTGAATGTGTTGAAAGGCCTGGTCGGCGCGGACGACGATGCCGTGCGCGAATTGCTGGCCGATTACCGGGCAATTGCGCGCCAGCAGGCAGTGGAGTTGCGTCATGAGCTCGACGCCGGCAATATCGGGCTGGTCGGCGCCATTGCCCACAAACTCAAGTCGTCGTCGCAATCGGTGGGAGCGCTGGCGCTGGCGGCGGTGTGCGCCGAACTGGAACGTGCCGGCAAAGCGGCGGACAAGGATGCCGTCCTGCGCAATATGCCGAAATTCGACGTGGCACTGGGCGCCGCCGACAGCGCACTTGCCGGCTTGCTGGCTGAAGAACCAGGCACGGCAAGCAGGAGCAAGCCATGA
- a CDS encoding cupin domain-containing protein encodes MKSANLLQNIPQQLPEEFAEILAASDSVRIERIVSRGHCSPPGFWYDQEQHEWVLLLQGGTSLRFADQDEPVRLAPGDYVNIPAHARHRVESTDADTDTVWLAVFY; translated from the coding sequence ATGAAATCCGCCAATCTGCTCCAGAACATTCCACAACAATTGCCAGAGGAATTCGCCGAGATCCTGGCCGCCTCGGACAGCGTGCGCATCGAGCGCATCGTCTCGCGCGGGCATTGCTCCCCACCCGGCTTCTGGTATGACCAGGAGCAGCACGAATGGGTGCTGTTGCTGCAGGGCGGCACCAGCCTGCGCTTCGCCGATCAGGATGAACCGGTGCGCCTGGCGCCGGGCGATTACGTGAATATTCCAGCCCATGCGCGGCACCGCGTCGAATCGACCGATGCGGACACGGATACGGTGTGGCTGGCGGTGTTTTACTAG
- a CDS encoding type 1 glutamine amidotransferase domain-containing protein: MENTQGLEGLRVAILVTDGFEQSEFTGPRDALQQAGASVTVVSTHLGTVQGVKHVDKADTFDVDLSFDDADPEDFDAVVLPGGVVNADQIRIAPQAQQFVRSMQDAGKTIAVICHGAWLLVSAGLVQGRTLTSWPTLQDDIRNAGGHWVNQQVAVDGNWISSRRPGDIPAFNEKLIEKLGERVSVSVRGTADEQRPGLSS; the protein is encoded by the coding sequence ATGGAAAACACGCAAGGACTGGAAGGCTTGCGCGTGGCGATTCTGGTTACCGATGGCTTTGAGCAATCCGAATTCACTGGCCCACGCGATGCGCTGCAACAAGCCGGCGCCAGCGTTACGGTCGTGTCCACCCACCTGGGCACGGTGCAGGGGGTCAAGCATGTCGACAAGGCCGATACCTTCGACGTCGATTTGAGCTTCGACGACGCCGATCCGGAGGATTTCGATGCGGTTGTCTTGCCGGGCGGCGTGGTCAATGCCGACCAGATCCGCATCGCGCCGCAGGCGCAGCAATTCGTGCGCAGCATGCAGGATGCCGGCAAGACCATCGCGGTGATCTGCCACGGCGCCTGGCTGCTGGTATCGGCCGGACTGGTGCAGGGACGCACCCTGACCAGTTGGCCGACCCTGCAGGATGACATCCGCAATGCCGGCGGCCACTGGGTCAACCAGCAGGTGGCAGTCGATGGCAACTGGATCAGCAGCCGCCGCCCGGGGGACATTCCGGCTTTCAATGAAAAGCTGATCGAGAAGCTGGGCGAACGTGTCAGCGTGAGCGTGCGCGGCACTGCCGATGAACAGCGGCCGGGGCTGAGCAGTTAA
- a CDS encoding 2,4'-dihydroxyacetophenone dioxygenase family protein — protein sequence MQRDTLIYCKPDDLPWVPWALPGADFKLLHADPDSGRFSLMIRLAGGVDAPMHRHIGAVEGCVLAGGFYYDDQPDVWFGPGCYLLERDGAVHRPVCPHGAEMFAVYYGAVEGLDAAGNVTGRIDWRWHVKAWRLRTASARRARSPGQAPA from the coding sequence ATGCAACGCGATACCCTGATTTATTGCAAGCCCGACGACTTGCCCTGGGTGCCCTGGGCCTTGCCCGGCGCCGACTTCAAGCTGCTGCACGCCGACCCCGACAGCGGCCGCTTTTCCCTCATGATCCGACTGGCCGGCGGCGTCGATGCGCCCATGCACAGGCATATCGGCGCAGTCGAAGGCTGCGTGCTGGCCGGCGGCTTTTATTATGACGATCAGCCGGACGTCTGGTTCGGCCCGGGGTGCTATCTGCTGGAACGCGATGGCGCGGTGCACCGTCCAGTCTGCCCGCACGGCGCGGAAATGTTCGCGGTGTACTACGGCGCGGTGGAGGGACTGGATGCGGCGGGCAACGTCACCGGCCGCATCGACTGGCGCTGGCATGTGAAAGCCTGGCGGCTACGCACGGCAAGCGCCCGCAGGGCGCGCAGCCCCGGGCAGGCGCCGGCATGA
- a CDS encoding DUF5335 domain-containing protein, producing MSIAKLQKEAWRPYFDAMSKELAGKTAEIAVDSLKLGHQIEAEWLPLYGLVYDPKSDIFEVVMEGLDHMIAHPQEVYVDVDASGLNSVEVIDEDDVRQIISLRSPLLLPQSLH from the coding sequence ATGAGCATTGCAAAACTGCAAAAGGAAGCTTGGCGTCCCTACTTTGACGCCATGTCCAAGGAATTGGCTGGGAAAACCGCCGAAATCGCTGTTGATTCCCTCAAACTCGGGCATCAGATCGAGGCGGAATGGCTACCGCTGTATGGTCTTGTCTATGATCCGAAAAGCGATATCTTCGAAGTGGTGATGGAAGGTCTGGACCATATGATCGCGCATCCGCAGGAAGTGTATGTCGATGTTGACGCCAGCGGCTTGAATAGCGTGGAAGTGATCGATGAAGACGATGTGCGCCAGATCATCAGCCTGCGTTCTCCCTTGCTGCTGCCGCAGTCGCTGCATTAA
- a CDS encoding DUF748 domain-containing protein, producing the protein MSDAVGTGGTGSARGGRRARYAGIALVLLLALAAAGFFGLRYATALLKTQVEAALGETSEIGAIDVGWSAIEVRDLRIRAPRDWPAQDTLQAARIIIVPDLRGLLSDRSRVHIHSITIDDAYLSVLRTRSGRLRLLPSLLETKKDQGDGAVPSNGAIEVAIGKVELRGGRVEFFDASVKQPAHRMRLEQLHASVEQLQVPSLAGRTGVTVDGVIKGVRRDGRLAVSGWLELAAKNSQLNSRLVGVDLVALQPYLIKAAETGVKRGTLEMQLQSTVKANRLHAPGKLTLTDLELREKSGAVGTFMGLPRQAVVAGLKDRNNRITIQFTLEGKLDDPRFSLNENFAKSIGAATAGLLGISIEGLAKHLGNAPQAIGSAIKNLFGQ; encoded by the coding sequence ATGAGCGACGCCGTCGGTACCGGCGGTACTGGCAGCGCACGTGGCGGCCGGCGCGCGCGCTATGCCGGCATCGCCCTGGTCTTGCTGCTGGCACTGGCGGCGGCCGGCTTTTTCGGGCTGCGCTACGCCACTGCCCTGCTGAAAACCCAGGTCGAGGCGGCGCTGGGCGAGACCAGCGAAATCGGCGCCATCGACGTCGGCTGGTCGGCCATCGAAGTGCGGGACTTGCGCATCCGCGCGCCGCGCGACTGGCCGGCGCAAGATACCCTGCAAGCGGCCAGGATCATCATCGTGCCCGACCTGCGCGGTCTCTTGTCGGACCGCTCGCGCGTCCACATCCACAGCATCACGATCGACGACGCCTACCTGTCGGTGCTGCGCACCCGCAGCGGCCGCCTGCGCCTGTTGCCCAGCCTGCTGGAAACGAAAAAAGACCAGGGCGACGGCGCCGTCCCCAGCAACGGCGCCATCGAGGTCGCCATCGGCAAGGTCGAATTGCGCGGCGGCCGGGTGGAATTCTTCGATGCCAGCGTCAAGCAACCGGCGCACCGCATGCGGCTGGAACAGTTGCATGCCAGCGTGGAACAACTGCAAGTGCCCAGCCTGGCCGGGCGTACCGGCGTCACGGTCGATGGCGTGATCAAGGGCGTGCGGCGCGACGGCAGACTGGCGGTGTCCGGCTGGCTGGAACTGGCCGCTAAAAATTCCCAGTTGAACAGCCGCCTGGTCGGGGTCGATCTGGTCGCCCTGCAGCCTTACCTGATCAAGGCCGCCGAAACCGGCGTCAAGCGCGGTACGCTCGAGATGCAGCTGCAATCGACGGTGAAAGCCAACCGCCTGCATGCACCGGGCAAGCTCACCCTGACCGACCTGGAATTACGTGAAAAAAGCGGCGCCGTCGGCACCTTCATGGGCTTGCCGCGGCAAGCGGTGGTGGCGGGCCTGAAAGACCGCAACAACCGCATCACGATCCAGTTCACCCTGGAAGGCAAGCTCGACGATCCGCGCTTTTCCCTCAATGAGAATTTTGCCAAGAGCATCGGTGCAGCCACCGCCGGCTTGCTTGGCATCAGCATCGAAGGCCTGGCAAAACACCTGGGCAATGCCCCGCAAGCCATCGGCTCGGCCATCAAAAACCTGTTCGGGCAATAG
- a CDS encoding EAL domain-containing protein has translation MKILLVDDDAFALQLLSRQLANLGFVNIVPCLRAQEALVWLESNSAHFGLIFCDLQMPEMDGVEFVRQLVHIGYRGGLALVSGEDERVLQTAERLARAHRLDVLGALHKPVAPQALQEMLARHARRVAGKPDATPRTYTPQQLRQAIDDGQLINHYQPKVAFASGELIGVETLVRWQHPDDGLVEPDQFIGIAEDHGMIDDLTRMVLGAALRQGGAWHAGGLPLQVAVNISMDNLGALDFPDVVERAAAAAGMPLTHLVLEVTESCLMKDPLSPLDILTRLRLKRIGLSIDDFGTGHSSLAQLRDIPFTELKIDRSFVHGASRNAYLQVILEASLGMARQLGMKTVAEGVEESEDWHLLRACGCDVAQGFLVARPMAAAELPGWLREWETRRGELTADAA, from the coding sequence ATGAAAATTCTTTTGGTTGACGACGACGCCTTCGCGCTCCAGCTCCTCAGCCGTCAGTTGGCCAACCTCGGCTTTGTCAATATCGTTCCTTGCCTGCGGGCCCAGGAAGCCTTGGTCTGGCTGGAAAGCAATAGCGCACACTTCGGCCTGATATTCTGCGACCTGCAAATGCCGGAAATGGATGGCGTCGAATTCGTCCGCCAGCTGGTGCACATCGGCTATCGCGGCGGACTGGCACTGGTCAGCGGCGAGGATGAGCGGGTTTTGCAAACCGCCGAGAGGCTGGCCAGGGCGCACCGGCTCGATGTGCTGGGGGCGCTGCACAAACCGGTTGCGCCCCAGGCGCTGCAAGAGATGCTGGCCCGTCATGCCCGGCGCGTTGCCGGCAAGCCCGACGCCACCCCCAGGACGTATACGCCGCAACAGCTGCGACAGGCGATCGACGATGGGCAGTTGATCAACCATTACCAGCCCAAAGTGGCTTTCGCCAGCGGCGAGCTGATCGGCGTCGAAACGCTGGTACGCTGGCAGCATCCGGACGACGGCCTGGTCGAGCCGGATCAGTTCATCGGCATCGCCGAGGACCATGGCATGATCGATGACCTGACGCGCATGGTGCTGGGCGCCGCCTTGCGGCAGGGTGGCGCCTGGCATGCGGGAGGCCTGCCGCTGCAGGTGGCCGTCAACATCTCGATGGACAACCTCGGCGCGCTCGACTTTCCCGATGTGGTCGAACGCGCGGCGGCGGCGGCCGGCATGCCGCTCACGCACCTGGTGCTGGAAGTGACCGAAAGCTGCCTGATGAAGGATCCGCTGTCGCCGCTGGATATCCTGACGCGCCTGCGCCTGAAACGCATCGGCCTGTCGATCGACGATTTCGGCACCGGCCATTCGTCGCTGGCGCAGCTGCGCGACATCCCCTTTACCGAACTCAAGATCGACCGCAGCTTCGTCCATGGCGCCAGCCGCAACGCCTACCTGCAGGTGATTCTCGAAGCCAGCCTCGGCATGGCGCGCCAGCTTGGCATGAAAACGGTGGCCGAGGGCGTGGAAGAGTCGGAGGACTGGCATCTGTTGCGCGCCTGCGGCTGCGATGTGGCGCAAGGTTTCCTGGTCGCCAGGCCGATGGCGGCGGCGGAATTGCCCGGCTGGCTGCGGGAGTGGGAAACTCGCCGGGGCGAGCTGACTGCGGATGCGGCATGA